In Ooceraea biroi isolate clonal line C1 chromosome 6, Obir_v5.4, whole genome shotgun sequence, the genomic stretch CAAGACGACCCGCCACCGCACGAATATGTCCAGCTGCATAATGCTGCGTTTCTAGCAATCTACCAGCCATCGTGAGTATCTTGTTTATGTTCACGTAAACGTTCATCGAACTCATCGTGAAATGTTTATGTTCCTCTTGCAGATTCTTGGCCAACTGATACGAGCGGCCAATCTCGACGTAACTGGCGAGGAATGCCTCCCGATTGTGGCAAATCCAGTCAAACATCTTTTCGCAGTCCTGTTCGAACAATCGTAGCTGAAAACACTGGTCCAGTTTCACCTTCTTAATGTGCCATAAATATAACAGATGTTGATGCGCGGCATGCACTGAATCTAAATGTTGAACGACCAGAGTAGCCAGTGCTCGTCCATCGGTATCTGCGCAACTCGCTGCGCCATTGTCGATGCTTCCGCCTTCCCCACCGGTTGCTGTCGCACCTGCAAAAATGAATTTACAGACATTGTAATGAAAAGTTTTACGTATCTACGATGTTGCTTATTTGAAAAGGAATAATTGGAAAAGCCTGCTAACTATTGTTAAATCGCTGAAGCAGGCGTTGTCCAACAACTTTAATGTCTTCCACCGGCACTttgacaattttctttttcatttcattgtgCAAATCAATGCCGTGCTTAGCTCCTGCAACATCGTCAGCAAAGTCATTTCGACTGAGATCCTCCTGTAAGTCATCCAGCCGATCGAGAAGATCGGCCGCTTGCCACGTAAAGTCTTCTACAACTAATCTAGTGTCGATCCACTGAGCATGATCATATTGCAAAGATCCGTCCAAATCAGCGGTGAGTTGAGAAGGATCTATAACTTTTACAAGAGCTTCTAAGCTGATTGTGTTAATCTGAAATTAACACATATTCCAGTTATAGAAAAGTTGTGatacaaaatttcaacaaatataaaagtgcttatacatatatgtattaaaaaatgtaataaattccaATATACTGacctcaaaattatatttcttttgtttggCTAACGAAGTCCTTTGTTTCTGCCAAAAGTTCTCTGGTTTGATGAGAAAAGCGATATGAACCGTACGATGAAAATGCTCGTGCAATacctgaaaatattttttatggatAACAACATGGATAATTTTCTCCAATTAGCACAATAACACAAATGTGTAAACGCAAATATTAAGAAACTGAAAATACAACCTTCAAAATAGGTTTGACAGAGTCCCATGTAGTACCGCGCATATCCACAATTACAGTAAATCGTAGGCCTCTAGCTTCATCGCTCGGAATAGCAAACAGATACTGTAGGAGACGTCTATAATCTTCAGGTTTGGCACGTTCGCGCCTTGGTGTACTAGGAAACAAGAGTACAGGTCCGCCTCTACGATCCCGTCCACCAGGTAGTATTGCCAAACGTTCTTGCAGCAATGGCAACACTTCTGCAGCTCGTGTACCATCCATTATTCTGGCTTGTTGTTAAACTATCATGATCTGTTTTATAATAACGGATAAAACATACGTGATAAACCTTATTATCGTTGAGATAATAAGAATGcgaaataaattgtacaaaaatattaattgataaggGGACATATAAATCTCACGAGTTTTTAAGTGAGAGATCCATGTCAAACCAAACTTACTCAatcaaaatatacaattatagtTTTACACAATTTTAACATGAGTTTATCCGCATTCGGATAATCCCGAAGGAAAAAACACCAAGATAGGGTAATGCTATTTGAAGCTTCGTATCCCATTTCTGCCGCGGCGTTACAAGACGATCGCCGATCTCTCGTACGAGAGCGGAATGCGAGACGCGAAAACCGTTGTTTGTAGCGTGGGAGTGCGCACGCGACGGCGGGGCACACGCGTATCGGAATAGCAAGTAACCATAGAGTGACATTGCTATTGCGAGAACACCCGAGTGCCTTTTCGCGAATTTCAAAGCCGCGGACTAACTAACGGCGAACGCATCCAACGAGCCGTGTAATATCTCGAACGCAGTGTTAAAACGTTGCGAACTAGCAATCAATCGTTTTACCCCCGTAGATATAGCGGCCTGTCACAAGTACGCCTGCATACGACCAATGTTTTCCATGCGATTCAGTCGCTTCGACAGCCAGTCGATCCGAATATCGCAATTCGCGAATACGCGTAACGCGTGCCGTTGTTCGGCGATTCGATGCTATCGcggactcgctcgctcggacACGGCCGCCGCGAGCCGCGAGTCGTTCCGCTGGTATGCGAGGATCCACCAAGTAGTAAACGGAAAATCCGTAAGCGGTTCTCACCTGCGGAAAGTCCGTATACGGCGATTTCGACGTCCTTGTTCCCTGTCGTCGTGATATCGGGCCCAAATCTCTTCGCGAGACCGTCTTACCACCATTCATATTGTCACTTCGTCAACTTTTAAAGTCACGGACAACCGTCGTCGCACAAGCGAAACTCCGAGATTACCACTGCCATATCCAGGCGACAAGTTTTCAACGACTACAGCTACAGTCGCCAATACTGTCCGACAGGACAGCACGAGTCGCGCGATTCCGCGAGCGGGGAGGCGTTTTAGGCATTAAGACGCGTTTACAAAAATCTTTGTCGTATTTTCAAACGAACAGCTTCGAGCTTGATAGTTGTAATCAGAGTTGTTTATGGAATGTTGATATTCAATTGGTAAATTAAGTCGCGGTTCAGTTGATGCTATacactttctttccttctcttttacgaaaaacgaaaaaggatAGAGagttttgaagcatttgtaGCGCTAAAGAGACCACATCCTAAAACGAGGAATCGAAATGgcgattttttctctttaatttaaaCAGAACTTTACGATCTTTGTAATTGGTgtgagtaattaaaaatagcataagaaacaaaataaattaatttttattataataaaaatccgACTTTGATTCTCATAGGCACATTTTGTTACACGTTTCATGACAAATTATCGTGTTCTCCTGTTAAAATGTCATTTATACCATCACACcacttataaatgtaaaatacgaTTATGTATGATATTACGAGCTCTTTTAGGAAACTGTTATGTTGCTGACAATTTAGCCAAAGTAAATCCATTTGCATGTACAATTCAGTTTCCAACATTAATGCTGTATGATGCATGTAACAAACGCTACTCATTCTTTGTCTCAGTATATTATCAGCATCCTTAAACATCTTTAATAAATGCTCATTGGAAATTAAGTCAGACTTGACAGTACTCGTGAGGAGATTCTTACATATATTGCATCCTTTGATACGCGAGTCGTTGAGGATTCTCGCTGCAATAGAGTTGCAAATGTTGATATAATTGTGTGTCGTATCCAAGGGCTTATCTATTTCCATGTCTGATATCTGCAAATTTTCTCTCATGCCATTGTCGTTCATACGCTGCGCTCTATAAATAAGTCTTTTCAATGTGAACAACAATGGTCCATCCATTTTATTTTGGCTATGATTCCCCACAGTGCGAGGTGACGATAAATTGTTAATCAGTAATATCTTGAAGGAACTTTCGAATTCTGCGCATGTGGGATTACCGTATCTCTTGCTGAGGGACTTGATCTGTCCGAAGAAGTGCCGAAGAGAATCTTGATTTAATATTCGAGGtttcaaatatttgaattgatacttTTTCAGAATTATCCACAGTTTGCGGAAACCTTTTATCGTGTAGATCCAATTCTTGAGAACGGTCGAGTCCCTTAATGGGCTCTTGTCTTTCGAGTCGATAAAGCGCATTCTCCGCAGCTTCTTGATTGCCGTCTCCCAGAACTCAAGATGTGAGCTATTGTACGAAACGGCAACTCTTAACAATTTTTCTGGTCTTAAGGTGTGCCCATTTACTGAGTCAAACAACTgatcgaagaaaaatattatctctGCTGTATCCCGTCCTTTTTTCTTCGGCATCTTTAATGGTCCATTGATTGTATTTACGCATCctgcaagaagaagaaggtctataaaaattatcaattgtTTTCAAATGTACATCTACGAATGTGTATTCAAAGTTTTTATgcaaagtttaatttaaataccCTCTAACTTAGTATGATGATGTATGAATCCACCCATCGTCATACTCAAAACTTGCGTGGCCGTTTTGACTTTCTTTATCTTTACtctgttttttattacatGATCTGCAGTAATCTTCGGCATTAATCGATATACGTTGTGAGTCAAGTCCATGTGATACGCTTGTTCAATAATCTCCCAGGATGCATATTTCTGTTCTTCTCCTTCCGCACGGTCAAACTCAAGATCGccgtttaataaattgttgcgtATGCCTTTAATGAGATGTGGAGGATCGTACAATGGTATTATGTCTTGTTCGTTTACTGTTATATTGCCATCTAGAAATACATGGAATATGTGGAATAAactgttatatttaataaatatttaaaacacaaGTACAAACAGATGTAACTTTTGACGAACGATACAACTATTTGGAACTATGGCAGCTATACTTACAATATAACTGTTCTCGTTTTGATTTTAGCTTTGCTGATTCTAATTTGAGTTTATTCACAGCTGTAATATTCCTCTTCCCATCATTGCAAATAAGAGCCACAAGGTGCAGTCCACTgtctattataattttagcGACAGTCTTGATCCATTCTACGAGTTGATCAGTTTGTGCGGCACCATCGCAGAAATAATAGGCCAATGGAAACTTCCATCCGCTTTGTATTCCATGTACCATGAAAACTAATGCATGGTCTGCAAACCTCGCGCACCTCATCTTCCCAAAGTCCTCAAAACCAAGAATATGCTTCTTCCTAGTGTCGTAATCCAAGTGAGGTTGCAGTAACATTTCATCCCACGTTACGAAACAtactttctccctctctttcattAATTTCACTCGTTTTTTTAGGCGACGATTTACAAAAGGTATTGGACCTGGATGAATGTTAACTGTTTGAAGTATCGATTGCAATGTGCATGTGCTGGGCAAATTGAAAACTTGTGTCAGATATTGATAACATTTACTGGACTGTTTCATAATCGATAAAGCTGCAATTTTCTCATCTAATGTAAAACGTCTGTCCTATAGACAAAATTAGATCAATTGactaaaagtaaatttttacttttgtaaCATATGAGCgactttttttttacatacctTGGGTGCATACTTTGTTgctttcatttgcatttggagGAACGTTCGTTGAATCGGCGTCAATGAagacaataatttttctattgcaGGGCTTTTGCCATATTTTTTCGCTTGTCTTACACGTTCACAAAATGTCAGTTGCCTCTTGGCAACCGCTTCttgcttcttttttaatatgcaACACAATTTGTACAAGTTCCATATTTTCGGTGTAAACTTGTGAAAGTACTTTccttgtaataaattatgcaactCCAACAAAGAGTGTGTGGAATTTTTTGGTAAGAACGATCCTGACTTTGGAGATCTTGCTTCAGCAAGCTTTGCTTCTGGAAGTATTGGCTCTTGAGTTCCTAGTTTTACAAGTTCTGGAGGTTCCAGATGCCTTAATCCTGAGAATCTTGGCTCTTGAAATTGTAACTCTGATTCTGAAGGACTCGACACTGAAGAATTCCCATTCAACAGATTCTTCATACTTTGCGATACTTCCCTTACAGATTGTTCTTCCCTCATTGCTCCTATtccttcaattttttcaacagTAGGATCCTTCTTTGTTGTTACTTCCATCCTAGTGGAAATAACTTCTGTGGTGACATTTTTGATGTGATGTTCAGcattatttgcattattactACTGTTCTTACTATTACTTGTTTCACTATCGTTGTCATTTACTTCACTATTGTTATTACTATGATTTGGCAAGTGCAACGATGGTATAACGCCAGCTTTCAATCTTCGTAATCTGTATGTCTCTACGTAATCACTATCTGCAAAATGTTTATAACAAACAACGCACTTTCTCAACTGTTCATCAGTTAGTCCTTGAATATTCTCCGAGTATCCTTCTCCGAAGATGGCCTTTTTCCATTTGTTCAATAAGATTACATCTTTAGGAAAGATGTGAGACGGTAGATTTACCCCTGTGGTGCAGCCTTTAACACAGCAATGTCTACCCATAACCCCTAtacagaataataaatatcttatttagctcatttattttaatgaagcTCAAATATGTCTTTATATCAGTGTATTCAGACCTGTTGCAGCAACAAATAcgaataaagaaatttattttactaaaaaCTCAGGCAGTATATTAAATGAGAAAAACGAGGAAAAAGTCGCTATACTCGCGATTAGCGAAGACACGAACTAAACAGAAATCTAACTTACCGGCGCAATGCATCGCTTTTAGAGAAcatcgtatatatatttatatcgcacATAGTGGCGCTGTGTGGTCTCTTAACAGCTGGCATCTGTCGGTGAAAGATGCAAATGGAAATTTTGAATAGTTTCAATTCCAATGGATAGTGTCCGCTGAGAGatggaattttttaatcatattattaCGTCACTTTGCATTAATAAAATCGTATATCTCAAATGACAAATTTGTGTCAACGTATTACACTATTTTTAACATGCGATCGCAGCGCTCGCCGATTGTTATGCTCCGATTATCGCTTGCCAACGCGTTTGGAAATAATCAATAAACTGACGTACGTGTCACAACGCAATAGAAAATGGTAAAAATACATCATCCTTACTTTTATAATCGCGtcacataatataaatattataaaaaagcgTTGATATATACgaagaataatttaacatGACCTCATGACGATTGTTTTACAAATCGATTTTTCATGCGTAGATTCTGTCAAGAGCTAAGCCAGCTTTATCGGACGGTGTGGTCCGAACATCAGCGTTACGCAAGGAAATACCAAAGCTAGAGGAGTTTTTGCAAAAACGCGACTATACGGGGGCCCTGACATTATTGGAATTCAATAGCAATACTAATAGTAATTTAGAAACGGACCTGTGGATAGGATATTGCGCGTTTCATTTGGGCGATTACAAACGTGCAGCGACAGTCTATGAGAATTTGAGGAAAAAGGATCACATGCCAGCTGATGTCACGACAAATCTGGCATGTTGCTACTTTTATTTAGGAATGTATCCCGAGTCACAGAAGATGTTGGAAGATGCGGCTGATAGCAAATTAAAAACTAGATTGTTGTTTCACTTGGCTCACAAGATGGGCAATGAATCGAAATTAATGGAGTACCATCAAATGCTGCAGGATGTAATTGAGGATCAGCTCAGCCTAGCTTCTATTCATTATCTACAGGCTCATTATCAAGAAGCTATTGatgtatataaaagaattttgctGGACAATAGGTTTGTAATATcgcatataataatacatttctttTACATTGTCAAGAGGATTTATAAAGATATCTGAATTCCTTCAATTTTTTCACAATAATTTCTCTGCTCTACTCTTTGCCCAAGTCCAGAAAGAAAGGTGCCAAGAAATGTGACTCCACTGTATATCCCGAATTGTATTTCCTTACCCAGCTGCAAGAAAATTCCAGGtgtctgtttttcttttccctctcctgtttctttatttacaagaattctatctctttctttctttcttggtTTTAGTTCGTCCtcataaaaattctattttgctAGGGACAGtctcataaatttaaataacgaatcttataaacatttctttcaggGATTATCTAGCTTTAAATGTATACGTAGCTCTGTGCTATTACAAGCTGGATTACTACGATGTAGCTCAAGAAGTGTTACAAGTCTACTTACAAAAGTATCCAGATagcgcgatcgcgattaatcTGAAAGCATGCAATCATTTTCGGTTGTACGATGGGAATGCGGCACAGACTGAGATGAAGCAACTCATTGAAAAGATATCGAGTTCCTTCAGTTCTGGACATGATCTTATACGTCATAACACAGTCGTAAGTCTGTTTAATTCTCTTATGTTTTGCTTCTCAAGCTAGTATTTTTAGTATTGTATGATATTGGTTTTCGTATTCAGGTATTCAAAAACGGTGAAAATGCTTTGCAAATTCTACCGAATCTGGTGGATGTCATACCAGAAGCCAGACTTAATctagtaatatattatttgaaacaaGACGACGTCAAGGCGGCCTATGACCTGATCAAAGATCTAGAGCCTGCGGTTCCACAGGAATACATCTTGAAAGGCATAGTTAATGCCGTTATGGGTCAGGAAACCGACTCTGTATGTTATGTCGCTGTTAAAGCTTTAGTAATTCAATTTGTTGAAACTTATCGCCGAAATTTCTAGCGTGACAGTATCAAAACGGCACAACAATATTTTCAACTGGTGGGTTCTTCAGCGTCAGAGTGCGATACCATACCTGGTAGACAGTGCATGgcctccttcttcttcctaTATCGGCAGTTTGACCGCGTCCGACTATATCTCAATTCGATAAAGACATACTTTTCCAATCAGGATAACTTCAACTTTAACTACGCCCAATCGCAAACCGGAGCGGGCTACTTCAAGGAAGCGGAGGAAGCTTTCCTCATGATACGTAATGAAAAGTATAAGAACGATTACATCTATATTAGTCTTCTGTCGTATTGTTgtaagtatatatgtatactatatactatatttGCGTTAAAATTGCAGATTATgtcatttaataattgtttaatgatTACTATCAACTTTGCAGACATAATGAATAAGAAGGCCGAACTAGCTTGGGAATTGTATCTGAAAATGGATACGTCGGTCGAATCATTTAATCTACTTCAGTTAATAGCCAACGCGTGTTACAAGGTAGGCGAATTCTGGTACGCCGCTAAGGCCTTTGATATGCTGGAACGCATGGATCCGACTCCTGAACATTGGGAAGGAAAGCGCGGCGCGTGCTGCGGTACTTTTCAATACATCGTCGCGGAGAAGTTACCCAAGTATGTCTTTTGTACATTCGTGAAATCAAAATCGCACATAATCATCAATTAATTGACAAGTTGTATTTCTCATCGCAGAGAGTTGCTGTCAGAGGTGATACAGCTTCTTAAAAACACGTCAAATTCCCAAGTAGAACAGATAATACGCGTTATGCGTAAATGGGGCAAAGATAACAGAGCCAATTGTTAACATATCTTCGAACGTTATCGATTCCATTCAAAAGTGCCTTTTACGATAatcgttttataaaataataataagcaaaaataaagtAGGTAATATGCTTAATGATAGTTGTATGTGATACACCTGTTTTAATGAAgagttataatatatgtatatattgtattttatgtgcatatataaatataaaatatcaaaaaatccTCGATATACgcaaaaatgtaattacattattattcttaGTTGAAtcaaaaatttgtaatataaattaataacacgttattatcgatttaatataaaatagatatatttaaactGTGGTACactcatttttcaatataatatcaataatatataatattaatagtaataataattaattttaacaaacatAATCGGCGAATTGTAAAAACACCATAGTCAATGGCAATACTATCCTTACACTTGCGTCCTCGATTGATCCTCAAAATGCGAATTATTTCGGAAAAACTGCGAGTATTTCTTAATGTGCGTACAAGACAATTTGTGTCTGAGTCACAATTTATCACAAACATCCTCGGTGGAATGGCTACTAAAGGTTCAgtacgaaaaaaaagaggagcaATAGGCAAAGGAAGAGGATACTCGTCCCAGAACGTTAACGTTCCGGGAAATTGAGCAGACAAGAGCAAAATACTCTAACGTTTAACCATTCAATGTAACAGTATCATGACAATGAAAGTACAAACTCTTTCACCAATTTCTCACCGATGAATCAGACTGGAAAAACGGATCTATCGAATAATTCCATTATGGACACGATCGTATATAcgaaacttttcaattttgattgaTAAATGTATGGCAAGAGTGCCCAAGTTTTGTACCCAAGAATCGTATCGATGTTTTCTCCAGTCCAATCCTGCTGATTTCGAACTTATGTCATATCTACTTCGGAAAAGAGTAAATGAACGTTTCTTCTCGATCAACAGCTCGTTACATCGCATCCACTCGACACGTTCGCGAACGCGGAGAAAAAGTGCCTGATACGAACCATCGGTACATTATCATtgtcattataaaaatagcaCCAAGGAATTTCAACGTCCTcgcatctttttttttcggcGGAATTTTACGCGCACTAAGCTACGGATTTTTATTTGTGGGACATCTCGCGCACTATTGACGGCACTCGTTCTCCGAAACGCGCCTCTTCGTGCTCAAGACGATGGGTGTAAGAGCTTTACGAGtccatacacacacacacacgcacacactaTTCCTGCTATTACATtccattaatttaaaaaacatcaTTGTTCCTTCGAATCGTGACGCATACATACGTTGTGTCGAATGTCGATAGACTAAGACGTAGATTCAGTAAGACTATGCTATGAGATTGTAAATATGGTAATAGTACAGCGGggatttttgcaaaaattttacTCGACTGTGAATGCgacaattctctctctctctctctcgctcgctctcatTCTCACTGCGCTTCAATATAATACGTGAAGGAAAGGAGTGACTTTAGCAATCTTGATTGCCAATACCCGATCGGATTTAATGACACAAACAGCTGGCGCATTCTCTACCATAATGTATATGCGTATCAAGAGTATCAAAACAAAATTCACAATGTGCCATAAAGTTTTCAAAAGGAGATTCGAAATGATTTCTGTCACAACAAAagcatacattttctaatagcACGATTGGAAAATGCGAATCTTGTTTTTATACTTTCCACCTTAGTTCTGTACATACGCGGGAACAATTGCCAGTTAGAGTGTCAGTTCGATCTCACTCTCGATCATCATTTCTCAATATCCTTCATAATATCCCTTATGTTCGAGTTACAGCAATGATTtcgtgaaacatttattagtttcttctt encodes the following:
- the LOC105284485 gene encoding uncharacterized protein LOC105284485 isoform X2, whose amino-acid sequence is MGRHCCVKGCTTGVNLPSHIFPKDVILLNKWKKAIFGEGYSENIQGLTDEQLRKCVVCYKHFADSDYVETYRLRRLKAGVIPSLHLPNHSNNNSEVNDNDSETSNSKNSSNNANNAEHHIKNVTTEVISTRMEVTTKKDPTVEKIEGIGAMREEQSVREVSQSMKNLLNGNSSVSSPSESELQFQEPRFSGLRHLEPPELVKLGTQEPILPEAKLAEARSPKSGSFLPKNSTHSLLELHNLLQGKYFHKFTPKIWNLYKLCCILKKKQEAVAKRQLTFCERVRQAKKYGKSPAIEKLLSSLTPIQRTFLQMQMKATKYAPKDRRFTLDEKIAALSIMKQSSKCYQYLTQVFNLPSTCTLQSILQTVNIHPGPIPFVNRRLKKRVKLMKEREKVCFVTWDEMLLQPHLDYDTRKKHILGFEDFGKMRCARFADHALVFMVHGIQSGWKFPLAYYFCDGAAQTDQLVEWIKTVAKIIIDSGLHLVALICNDGKRNITAVNKLKLESAKLKSKREQLYYGNITVNEQDIIPLYDPPHLIKGIRNNLLNGDLEFDRAEGEEQKYASWEIIEQAYHMDLTHNVYRLMPKITADHVIKNRVKIKKVKTATQVLSMTMGGFIHHHTKLEGCVNTINGPLKMPKKKGRDTAEIIFFFDQLFDSVNGHTLRPEKLLRVAVSYNSSHLEFWETAIKKLRRMRFIDSKDKSPLRDSTVLKNWIYTIKGFRKLWIILKKYQFKYLKPRILNQDSLRHFFGQIKSLSKRYGNPTCAEFESSFKILLINNLSSPRTVGNHSQNKMDGPLLFTLKRLIYRAQRMNDNGMRENLQISDMEIDKPLDTTHNYINICNSIAARILNDSRIKGCNICKNLLTSTVKSDLISNEHLLKMFKDADNILRQRMSSVCYMHHTALMLETELYMQMDLLWLNCQQHNSFLKELVISYIIVFYIYKWCDGINDILTGEHDNLS
- the LOC105284485 gene encoding uncharacterized protein LOC105284485 isoform X1, which gives rise to MGRHCCVKGCTTGVNLPSHIFPKDVILLNKWKKAIFGEGYSENIQGLTDEQLRKCVVCYKHFADSDYVETYRLRRLKAGVIPSLHLPNHSNNNSEVNDNDSETSNSKNSSNNANNAEHHIKNVTTEVISTRMEVTTKKDPTVEKIEGIGAMREEQSVREVSQSMKNLLNGNSSVSSPSESELQFQEPRFSGLRHLEPPELVKLGTQEPILPEAKLAEARSPKSGSFLPKNSTHSLLELHNLLQGKYFHKFTPKIWNLYKLCCILKKKQEAVAKRQLTFCERVRQAKKYGKSPAIEKLLSSLTPIQRTFLQMQMKATKYAPKDRRFTLDEKIAALSIMKQSSKCYQYLTQVFNLPSTCTLQSILQTVNIHPGPIPFVNRRLKKRVKLMKEREKVCFVTWDEMLLQPHLDYDTRKKHILGFEDFGKMRCARFADHALVFMVHGIQSGWKFPLAYYFCDGAAQTDQLVEWIKTVAKIIIDSGLHLVALICNDGKRNITAVNKLKLESAKLKSKREQLYYGNITVNEQDIIPLYDPPHLIKGIRNNLLNGDLEFDRAEGEEQKYASWEIIEQAYHMDLTHNVYRLMPKITADHVIKNRVKIKKVKTATQVLSMTMGGFIHHHTKLEDLLLLAGCVNTINGPLKMPKKKGRDTAEIIFFFDQLFDSVNGHTLRPEKLLRVAVSYNSSHLEFWETAIKKLRRMRFIDSKDKSPLRDSTVLKNWIYTIKGFRKLWIILKKYQFKYLKPRILNQDSLRHFFGQIKSLSKRYGNPTCAEFESSFKILLINNLSSPRTVGNHSQNKMDGPLLFTLKRLIYRAQRMNDNGMRENLQISDMEIDKPLDTTHNYINICNSIAARILNDSRIKGCNICKNLLTSTVKSDLISNEHLLKMFKDADNILRQRMSSVCYMHHTALMLETELYMQMDLLWLNCQQHNSFLKELVISYIIVFYIYKWCDGINDILTGEHDNLS
- the LOC105284485 gene encoding uncharacterized protein LOC105284485 isoform X3 codes for the protein MGRHCCVKGCTTGVNLPSHIFPKDVILLNKWKKAIFGEGYSENIQGLTDEQLRKCVVCYKHFADSDYVETYRLRRLKAGVIPSLHLPNHSNNNSEVNDNDSETSNSKNSSNNANNAEHHIKNVTTEVISTRMEVTTKKDPTVEKIEGIGAMREEQSVREVSQSMKNLLNGNSSVSSPSESELQFQEPRFSGLRHLEPPELVKLGTQEPILPEAKLAEARSPKSGSFLPKNSTHSLLELHNLLQGKYFHKFTPKIWNLYKLCCILKKKQEAVAKRQLTFCERVRQAKKYGKSPAIEKLLSSLTPIQRTFLQMQMKATKYAPKDRRFTLDEKIAALSIMKQSSKCYQYLTQVFNLPSTCTLQSILQTVNIHPGPIPFVNRRLKKRVKLMKEREKVCFVTWDEMLLQPHLDYDTRKKHILGFEDFGKMRCARFADHALVFMVHGIQSGWKFPLAYYFCDGAAQTDQLVEWIKTVAKIIIDSGLHLVALICNDGKRNITAVNKLKLESAKLKSKREQLYYGNITVNEQDIIPLYDPPHLIKGIRNNLLNGDLEFDRAEGEEQKYASWEIIEQAYHMDLTHNVYRLMPKITADHVIKNRVKIKKVKTATQVLSMTMGGFIHHHTKMRKYNQWTIKDAEEKRTGYSRDNIFLRSVV
- the LOC105284483 gene encoding intraflagellar transport protein 56, producing the protein MILSRAKPALSDGVVRTSALRKEIPKLEEFLQKRDYTGALTLLEFNSNTNSNLETDLWIGYCAFHLGDYKRAATVYENLRKKDHMPADVTTNLACCYFYLGMYPESQKMLEDAADSKLKTRLLFHLAHKMGNESKLMEYHQMLQDVIEDQLSLASIHYLQAHYQEAIDVYKRILLDNRDYLALNVYVALCYYKLDYYDVAQEVLQVYLQKYPDSAIAINLKACNHFRLYDGNAAQTEMKQLIEKISSSFSSGHDLIRHNTVVFKNGENALQILPNLVDVIPEARLNLVIYYLKQDDVKAAYDLIKDLEPAVPQEYILKGIVNAVMGQETDSRDSIKTAQQYFQLVGSSASECDTIPGRQCMASFFFLYRQFDRVRLYLNSIKTYFSNQDNFNFNYAQSQTGAGYFKEAEEAFLMIRNEKYKNDYIYISLLSYCYIMNKKAELAWELYLKMDTSVESFNLLQLIANACYKVGEFWYAAKAFDMLERMDPTPEHWEGKRGACCGTFQYIVAEKLPKELLSEVIQLLKNTSNSQVEQIIRVMRKWGKDNRANC